The stretch of DNA TTGCGATGGAGAAGGAGTTGCGGTTTGCGATTCGCGAGGGCGGCCGGACGGTTGGCGCCGGTGTCGTCGGTGAAATTATTGCCTGAAACATTATTGTTTGAAAGATCGTTGATATGCCCAGAGAACAGATAGCACTGGCCTGCGGTGAATGCAAAAGACGGAATTATAACACCGCCAAGAATAAAAGATTGCACCCGGAAAGGGTTGAATATAAGAAGTACTGCCCCTTCTGCAATAAGCATACGCTGCACAAGGAGACCAGGTAACAGCCGGTAAAGCAAACAGGCCAGTAGCTCCAACGGCTAGAGCGCCGGTCTCCAAAACCGGATGTTGGGGGTTCGAATCCCTCCTGGCCTGCTGAATGCAAAGATAAGGGTACATGATGTTTGGTAAACTGATAAAATTTCTGAAAGAAGTCCGGGCCGAGTTAACCAAGGTCAGTTGGCCGACCCGTAACGAATTGATCGGTTCCACGGTAGTCACCATAGTGGTCACTATTATAATCTATGTCTTTATCGGGATTATTGACCGACTGCTGGTTCTGGCGACCAAAACCATTTTTGGATAAGGAAGACAAATCGATGCCGTTGCGATGGTATGTTGTCCATACTTATTCCGGACATGAGCAAAAGGCCAAGAGATATCTCGAATCGGCCATTGCCACTGCCGGTCTGGAAGCCAAGTTCGGCGGAATTCTGATTCCAACCGAACAGGTAACCGAAATGCGGCAGGGAAAACGGTCAACCTCGACCAAGAAATTTCTCCCGAGCTATATTCTGGTGGAAATGGAATTGGATCGAGAATCTCAAAATCTGGTCGTTTCTACGCCGAGTATTACCAATTTTGTCGGCGCCGCCGGCAATCCCCACCCGCTCAAAGAAGATGAAGTGGAGCGGATAATCGGTCAGGTCGACCGCTCTCGAACGGTCGAGGCGACCGATGTCCCTTATCAGGCCGGTGATTCGGTGAAGGTTATCGACGGCCCCTTTGCCGACTTTTCGGGTTTCGTCGGCGAAGTAAATATGGAGCGCAAGAAGATTAAGGTGATGGTCTCGATATTCGGACGTCCTACCCCGGTCGAGCTTGATTTCCTGCAAATTGAAGCGGTCAAGCAGAAGTAGTATTGAAATTTAGATTCTGGAGATAAGAAATTGGCGAAGAAAGTACAAACAACTATTAAGTTGCAAATTCCGGCC from Candidatus Zixiibacteriota bacterium encodes:
- the rpmG gene encoding 50S ribosomal protein L33 encodes the protein MPREQIALACGECKRRNYNTAKNKRLHPERVEYKKYCPFCNKHTLHKETR
- the secE gene encoding preprotein translocase subunit SecE, coding for MMFGKLIKFLKEVRAELTKVSWPTRNELIGSTVVTIVVTIIIYVFIGIIDRLLVLATKTIFG
- the nusG gene encoding transcription termination/antitermination protein NusG; translated protein: MPLRWYVVHTYSGHEQKAKRYLESAIATAGLEAKFGGILIPTEQVTEMRQGKRSTSTKKFLPSYILVEMELDRESQNLVVSTPSITNFVGAAGNPHPLKEDEVERIIGQVDRSRTVEATDVPYQAGDSVKVIDGPFADFSGFVGEVNMERKKIKVMVSIFGRPTPVELDFLQIEAVKQK